cactggcaggtgcaagggagcaccagcagcccgatcaaatcggtagcaggcgggtgggggtggaatttgaatggagcagttaaatgccaaagagaaaagggtgcgcaattttgattgagggaatttggcgcatttttgaacggtcggtcgaaaggtaaatggccgagctaatataggttttgatattagtgaatcgagagtagctcgttaattttagacctttacgatgctgtggtgtctccctaggttgcccatagggcccttataaagggcctgaccgcttctggtcgaggcatcaccaagtaccaagttattaccagcagcaagtattgggggtttgggtggggaaggccgatattcttttgttcagcttcccccgggtgcattgcaattgtgtacttggaacggtattcttttgtccggttccttattagagtacgtgctgtgccattaaatgggggcgggtgcattgttatcattagtcattgcaccctgtgtactgatgcagtgggcgtgtagtctgtgtgtgaatcctagttttgtgttaaggttgtacctaattgtcttaagtccctattctagtgagttcaacggtcattcatgaccacccatccccctccgtccttgtatatcattgaatacaatgacggagggggagttaaactagcctagctatctaatttgatgggttaaacccttatagtgtaggtattggtttaaaaagcctagtgcttggcatacttaactttattaccaatgcaataaacgaaactaacggtggcaagtagcaattgtatacatatatgcaccaatctaggtatttagtttgaagaattttgattcccgccccctaaatataggattttagtaggcttacttggtttgtcttcaggctatctggatagttgggtatcggttttcctgcatgtctttgcttctggaaccctagttgacttaccttagttagctaggatggaatgcatcagtaataaaaaaaaaaaaaaaaaaaaacccacaaaaaaacaacacatggTGCGGGTGTaaagacaaattcgtgcagtttatttatagttaggtgtagtggggttcttgatccgtgattggctggaatggaccaatgagagtgctgcaaaaaataggcgataattagtggtgtgttgaggcccattttgtaataaacgacccattttgtaatatgtacccattttgtaataaaaaacgacccattttgtaataagtacccattttgtaataaaaaacgacccattctgtaataaacgtaggtacccattttgtaataaaatcggacccattttgtaataataaataggtgcccattttgtaattaaaaaaatgcccattctgtaataaaggcttaaaacgtcagattacaacataggtgtaggcctttgtttaatatatacaaagtgaaataatattaaactttgtgtttagatttatttcgatggtcgatggttcgcctgggatacgaaatttctaacgctaaccctataaatatacattgttttcttgttccaaccagtgctattcggttggggtatgaagaaccaagtatgttctacagctgtgtatcaaaaatagtagcttgtgtgggtagtctgtatcataattatcggaacagcaacagctgattaaaatactttgtgatgttaaagaagcatacattaaagatttaattaatattgctaAGTGTATTAGTTTGGCATACAAATTATAAGTTAAGGCACTCTCTTGTCTAAAAGCATACTAGTTGTcacttttcttttatactgtttgtgaatgtaatacttttatacatgtaggtaattttttattttatatatttcattgtattacctaacatgaaaaccaaaagcgtgtaattgatgaatataataattgaattctcttgtgcgtttatacatactgtgtatatatgctgtGCTGATAAGCTTACTAATATGGATAATAGTGGTACTTTCGGTGATCATATCACCCTGCAGCGAGCTGCGCAATTGttctttgtgaacattttaatatttctagTCTCGGACCTCATGCAACAACCTTACTATCTCCCTCAACTCATTTTAATCCAGCATTGCCAACACTCGTTCTTGGTCATATTGCTGAAGGTCACGGGGAACATTACGTCAGTTTAAGTAATTCAGCCAAAATAGTTCATGACACTATGCATCGTTTACAGTCTGACGATGATTCTATATTAGATGATGATCACGAGTATCCTTCTCTTGTAACACATTCCACACCAGTAACTGACGGTGATACGGAATGTCTAATTAGCAACACCGGTATAATTAATGCATCTAACAAAGGGGAGTGCGGTGACGGACAGGCTTTACCAAACGAGATTGTTAAGGAAATCATTAGATGGTGTATGTATGATGACTGTCACATGCTCGGAACGTTTAATAGGGTATCCACAGGACTTAGAAAACTGACAGAATCTTTCTTACCAGAAATACATACTGACGATTTCTTAGCTGAACGACTGCGTTTATGTGGCGCACTTGAAAAAGTTATAAGTGTTCAGAAATTAATTAGAATTGCGGGTAAAAACAGTGGGCTTGGCCTGAGAATACGACAGTTATTCTCACAAAACCGCAGATGGTACAGTGCCTGGTTGGTTGTTTCCGCGTTATATTTTGGGAAATTTAGCATAAacgatatattttggaaatgatCGAATTTCTTACATGTTTAAATTCATATTATTCATCATATGGTGGTTACGATCACTAATCATTATTCTATTTCGGCAGTCCTCTAACGACATCCTGCTtctgcataataataatgttagaatAAGTTGTATtgggaaaagaaaattataaatgttacgCAACCAAACggacgctctctctctctctgtctctctgtctctctctctctgtctctctctctctctctgtctctctctctctctctccccccctctccctccctccctcctcctctctctctctgtgtttgtgtgtctgttgttTTGTCTATccgtgtgtgtctctgtgaatatatagttttgaaaagTTTCATTATTCAAGGAGAACTTTTCTTTGTTAGAAACGATGACAGTTTGGTTTTCTTTTCGCAACACaggtctgtctgtttctctctctccctcactggttctctgtatgtctcattCATTATGTATCTCTGTCTATATTGCTTTCTCTGCAtatgtctgcctgcctgcctgcctgtgtctgtcagtcagtcagtcagtcagtcagtctctctctctctctctctctctctctctctctctctctctctctctctctctctctctctctctctctctctctctctctctgtgtctctctctgtgtgtgtgtctgtgtgtccatctttgtatttatctgtgtgtgtctctgtgaatatatagttttgataacggttttttttcatgaaaattttcattattcaaGGAGAACTTTCCTTTGTTAGAAACGATGACAGTTTGGCCAACAACTTTCAGTTCTTTTTGCAATacaggtctgtctgtctgtttctctcacTCCCTCACtgtttctctgtatgtctcattatatctgtatctctgtctctgtttctctctgcttatctgtctgtttttctctctgcttgtctgtctgtctgtctgtctgtctgtctctctctctctctctctctctctctctctctctctctctctctctctctctctctctctctctctctctctctctgtgtgtctgtgtgtccatctttgtatttatctgtgtgtgtctctgtgaatatatagttttgaaaacaaGGGTTTTTTTCCAGTTCCTTTCAAAACATacgtttatttttcagtgaattcatacatttataataatattttatattgacttCAGGAGGAAGTACCTGTACATGcttataatttatgtaaaaaataaaccgGTTTTGATACACAATGTTCCTTATCGAAATATTATTAGCACATTTATGAATTAACTTAAATAGTTCCTATTGTCATGCATAAGGGATAGTTCATGTTCAGTTACTACGATTTAACATTTCCTGACACTTCTAGTGTCTCACGtggtatatttttaatctaTGGGATCGTTCAATTAGTTGTGCAGCAATTTATTCAAATACATCAAatcttattcaaaattctgtaatattattacagtgtatatatttaaaatgttcatatttatgggaTTATTAGCAAATGTATATAGAAGTttggaaagaaatatatatatatatatatacctaatattgccggtaaccataacaaaagaagaataagaataagaaaggcAAGTGtgggtagttatatatatatatatatatatatatatatgcattcaagACCGCATATGAGCACATAGTCAGGAGGCAAACTAAAGTACAGTGTAAGCGGTAAATCGGTTAATGGACAGTACCTGTACACAATAATTGTAGAATTAACTTCCACAACCATCGGCTGAATGATcacatgtgttttatgtgtattgttcactttctcgtgggggatggggtagggCGGCTGGGGTGTGTGCGGAGGGAGTGTCAGTGGGAAATCACTTTTGACGGATACTAGTTTGAGTGTATTTCAGCTTAAGTAGTCATTGATTAAACCCACTGTTTTTAATCAGCTGCTACGgcttttacaacacattcatgtagGTTACTTTCTCTTACACATATCTACACTTATACCCCAAACGCATGCACATGTATACTCACGTAAGCAAATTTACTTATATAAGTAAATATACTCATTTGAGTATACATGTCATGCGAACGCATTTGCTCACGTGAGTAAAATTATTCCAGGAGTAAATTTGCATGTGGTCCGGAGCACATGCAAAAGTATATTTACTCATGAGCAAATCTGCCCCATATGCAATTCTGTCATGCGAACGCTTAGTAAAAATACTCACATAAGTATTaccattttaataaacttgAGATTGGGAaggtttaaaaaacaatcatcaTCAGACCAGACATGTAGATTTCATAAGCACTACTTTTAGTAAAAGGCTGTCTAGACATTTGGCCAAAACGGCCTTCACTgcataaattattttgaaaacttAACACAGCTGCTTTCATTTTCTTGTGCTTTACGGGGATTAAATGtgaaaatggctgcaaaatcaaaatctatctCAAGACGAGGACACGCATGGACCGATGATGAAACTTTAACTGTTCTAAATTTATGGAAGGAATTGAATATTGAAGAAAGATTGGATGATCCAAAAGTCAACAAGTCAAACCTTTATAAAACTTTATCGTCTGCCCTGGAGGATTTTGGTTTCGAAAAATGATCAGAACAGTGCAAGATAAAAATGCATACTTTAAAACGCACATACCGAAATTgcaaaaataaactaaataagAGTGGGGCCAGTCGGTGATTGTGCAAGCATTTTGATAAACTTGATGAAATCCTGGGAAACAGACCAGCTACATCTCCCATTAAGGTCATTGAATCATTAACCAGAGCCAGAGGCAATGCATCTGATGAAGGAAGTGATATCGGTGAAGAAAATAGTGTTCACAATGACCAAGGTCTAACACTGGATAGTGATATTGAACAGGATCCTATTGAACCGAGCGTCATTGATGAAGTTTTGGAACCATCGGATACaatcccaaacaaaaaaacaaagaaatctcTTTTTGAAACCACACCATCATCCTCTACACAAAACACTTCTAAATCATTGAGTGACAAGACCAACGCTGCTTCCACTACCTCCACCAATAAAACAGCTCGCAAAAATCGCCTGGAACTTGTTCTTCGGACTGTCATGTCAGAGTTTTCATCTGCTAAtcaaataattgaaaataagtACGTTGAGCTAGAGAAACAGAAGATCGAAGTTGAAATTAAACGCATAGAAATGGAGAAATGCAAGATGGAAATGGAAGAGCGACAGAGGAGGGAAGAGCGTAAACACCAATATGATATGATGCAGATGATCCTTGGATGTGTTAACCAGAGGGCCACACCAGGTCCTAATAGAAACGCACATAATATGGGACCAGGATCCTCCAATTGGCAAATGCCTAATGCCATGGACACAGCAAACACTATTTCCTTCGACTCTTCTGGTTCTTCATTTTATGACATGTGAATGTTTTacacaaaatgtaaacaaagttacagcattttattttccccactgtttttaatttgaaatgtttttttttttttttttttttgttttagttaatgttATAGTTAATGTTCTTTAAGTTTAAGAGGAACATAAAATCTCATTTTCACAATATGTATGTGCATAATAAACAGAGAGGGAGAATACTTTCCACACTTATCTCAGGTCTGCATAAGTTGCGGTGGGAAGTCGGATCGATTCCCCTTGGTGAACCCATTAAATTACTTCCCGTTCCAACCTGTGATCCACAACAGGTATAACAAAAGCTGTGTTAtttactatcctgcctgtggaatggaggatataaaataccccttacTGCTAATTAAGAGTGGCAGCAGGTGTCCGCTCTTGTTATCTGaatgttccttaaccatatgtcggacttcatataaccgtaaataaaatatgttgagtgcatcattaaataaaacaactggTGATCAAAGACTATATAAGAGTATTTCGACAGTTAGgtcaacatttaaaacaataataatgattcaaaagaaacacacatttgtttattgcaataaaacaaaaaatcaaaagcattgtttatttgaataaaacaaatatctgcCATCAGCGTTTATTTGAATGAACAAACGAACATTCGCATTCAGAAACCATTAGCAAAGGCTTGAGTAATATGTTTTCGAATCAGAACTCCTGATTTTTCCCCAGCATCCAAGTTTCTGTCATTTTCTATCTCACCAGTAACATCCTGTGGATCCTTTTCGTCCCAGTTCTCATCATAGAGCTGATTGTGGGTCTCGCATATGTTGTGTAGCACAACACAAGCCGCAATGACACTGCAAGCAAACTGAACATCTACATCCAGGCGCTTCTGGAGACACCGCCATCGACCCTTGAGACGTCCAAACGAATTTTCTATGGTCATTCGGGCACTACTCAACCTGTAGTTAAAGGTCTTCTGTTCGTCAGAAAGAGAAGACAGGTTACTGTACGGTTTTAGAATCCAGTGCCTCAGAGGGTAGGCCGGGTCACCGATAAGGACAATTGGTATTGTGACATCTTTTTCTGGAAGAGACACTGTTTTCAGCCAATGTGGGAATAGGATGGAATTCTCACCCTTGAAGAAGAGCTCAGAATTTGCTAACACTCTAGCGTCATGTACGCGCCCAGGCCAACCAATGTTTATATCCCTGAATATGTATTTGTGGTCACACACACCCTGCAGGATGAGCGAGTACCACCCTTTTGTATTAAGATAATCACCATGGGAGTCTTGTGGTCCAATGATGGGAatgtggcatccatcaatcgCCCCAGCAAAGTTAGGAAAATTCCATTTCTTTTGAAATCCATTTATTACCTCCTTCAGGTCGTCATCCTTAGGAAAATACAAATACTCATCCATTAGGACATTTATTATGGCTTCACTCACATCATGGATAGATTCTGATACTGTGGATTTTCCCACTCCAAACAGATACGCTATAGTTCGATACTCCGCAGTCGATGCCATCCAGTAGATGGCTATATATACCCACTCGTTTTCGTAAGTCAAATGGCATACGAACCCAGTTTTCCTTTGATTTCAAAACATCTGACAGTTTGTCACAAATTGAATCAAAAACGTTCCTGTCCATTCGGAAAATGCCATACCACTCTTGTTCCTCTCCGCTGTTTAGATTCTCCCACCACGTGGACTTCCTTTCTTTTGCCCAGATACGTTTTTCTTGTGTTAATCCTACAGCAAGAGCAATACACACTTTGTATGGGAAATATCTTCTGACTCTCTTGTGGTACGATAACAACCTTTCCATCCTGGTTTTAGTAGAAACTAAAGAAAATTCAAATCTATCCGTCTTTTATATGACTAAAATACTCACCTTTCTTAATTTCATGCGAACGCTTAGCAATTTTGCTTTTACTTACATGAGTAAATTTACTCATGAGCAAATTTACTCATATGGGTAAATTTTGTGCATGCGTTTGGGGTATTAGATTATAACGTAGCAGTCGTggcgtaatggggggggggggggagagaaggaactggttggaacggcaaaaagcccaattgatgtgttcaccgaggaggttctATCCTGTTACACAAGTTCCCCAGGCGAACGTTCAACCAattaagctagatcccgccccgatcatgatagataataccacacgatgggttacgaaaaacagcaaggatattttatatgcacttttccatagtcaggatagtacataccagggcttttagtataccagttttagggtactggttggaacagacaaaaaccccaatttgtgtgtccacagaagttcgatcctgcgacacaagcacctcaagcgagcggtcTGGAGTAATGGATGAACGGAAAAACTGAATAGGTTCACTTACAGAATCAACCTTAAGACATATTCGTACCCCTGACGAACTCCCAGCCACTGAataaaatctaaacacaaagtttaaaattatttcaatttgtatatatttaacatctatgtcgtattctgacgttttaagcctttattacagaatgggcatttttttatattacaaaatgggtacctatttttattacaaaatgggtccgattttattacaaaatgggtacctacgtttattacagaatgggtcgttttttattacaaaatgggtacttattacaaaatgggtcgttttttattacaaaatgggtacatattacaaaattggtcgtttattacaaaatgggcctcaacagtggtgtcctatcttggttgattgtctaacgatgttgattggctggttaattagccaattgggttactgcgacttcgatcctgtcttagtgagaaagacagaaagaaaaaaagaaaataataataataataattaaagaaaattaataataatgtgtcgTTAGCGGGTGGTGTATGCCAGTTGTCAATCACGAGCTTCAGAACATTTCATCTAGTACAAGACCTAGCTATTTATATCTCTTGGTATAGCCTAACGTCACTGAATCGCACATAAACACGAATTGGGACAACTGTGTCGATGGATTACGGAAATGTActacatttgatttttttaacatttatattcattttattatcaaGGCACCATTCACCAAGAGAGTTTTGAAACATTTGGAGGTCTTTCTCATTTTCATCTAAGACAACAATATCATCTGCATATAGCAGCACACTGACCCTTTCTCCATCAATATTAACACATAATCCAATATTTTGAAGGGATATAGCTGTgtcattaataaacaaaaaaacccactacaagttttagcaagggatcttttatacgcaccacagacaggatagcacataccacagcctttgattatCATCCGTAGTGCGATGTCTGAAACGAGAATATCAGTACAAATTCAGCGTGTATAGTACAATAGGCCCACACCTTTGTATATGATGTACAACTGGGCATCAAATAATTCTGCcaagttaattataaattaaatcagaTAAGTTTTGACTCTCATGCAAGTATGAGCCGCTTTACACACACATGAACGGCTTCAAGGTAACGCGGTACGCTGTTCACACATAATGTAAAACTAAACAATTATCATGTTAACTTTCTAGAATTCAAAgtgaataataatttcattaatataattcaaagtgaataataatttcattaatataattcaaagtgaataataatttcattaatataaaatactattaaatcGAACTCTTTCTTCAGGAATCATAGCGATGTACTtaccttgtttgacacccaatagccgaccggccttggtggcgtcgtggttaggccatcggtcaacaggctggtaggtactgggttcgaatcccagtcgaggcatgggattttaaatccagataccgactccaaaccctgagtgagtgctccgcaaggctcaatgggtaggtgtaaaccacttgcaccgaccagtgatccataactggttcgacaaaggccatggtttgtgctatcctgcatgtgggaagcgcaaataaaagatcccttactgctaattggaaagagtagcccatgtagtggcgacagcgggtttcctctaaaaatctgtgtggtccttaaccatatgtctgacgccatataaccgtaaataaaatgtgttgagtgcgtcgttaaacaaaacatttctttcttcctttcctaatagccaatCTCTATTTTTCAGTCAGTAGCCGAATGAGGGAATTTGCACATTCTTGCtcacattaaaggcatattgtcacaaaccACTGTCCTATTTAATGGtcaaacaaagtattacctgaacaaaaaccatttgatttgtccctaaatgtactttattcaccatattcataaccaccatactccatttattaatgatattttgtaaaaaataattgaattatggcaatggtccataattcaaaaactaaaattgccgatagggttgacatggatttcactccatcatggttcagttaaggtaatgcagtagctagatttggtttccaacaattaatgtaatttttgtttatttcaatttttagagaaataaggtccttaaatccttgacagtatgcctttaatataaacaaatttaaataataaataacatttactgATTCAACATTAGTAACAGtaaacagttattttattaatttgaaataaagaaaacagatcaaacaatttattttgtttttaagcatTGCTCAAAGTAGTGCCAAATTGAGACTCATACAGTTATGAAcgtcgtttaaaaaaaaaaaagtcat
The sequence above is drawn from the Gigantopelta aegis isolate Gae_Host chromosome 6, Gae_host_genome, whole genome shotgun sequence genome and encodes:
- the LOC121374634 gene encoding protein ANTAGONIST OF LIKE HETEROCHROMATIN PROTEIN 1-like — its product is MASTAEYRTIAYLFGVGKSTVSESIHDVSEAIINVLMDEYLYFPKDDDLKEVINGFQKKWNFPNFAGAIDGCHIPIIGPQDSHGDYLNTKGWYSLILQGVCDHKYIFRDINIGWPGRVHDARVLANSELFFKGENSILFPHWLKTVSLPEKDVTIPIVLIGDPAYPLRHWILKPYSNLSSLSDEQKTFNYRLSSARMTIENSFGRLKGRWRCLQKRLDVDVQFACSVIAACVVLHNICETHNQLYDENWDEKDPQDVTGEIENDRNLDAGEKSGVLIRKHITQAFANGF